In one window of Rhinopithecus roxellana isolate Shanxi Qingling chromosome 15, ASM756505v1, whole genome shotgun sequence DNA:
- the MS4A10 gene encoding membrane-spanning 4-domains subfamily A member 10: protein MKAEATVIPSRCARGLPSWQVLSPVQTWQTSLPENTTQPKLPAPRGHKKSQKRSSLLKELGAFHITIALLHLVFGAYLASTVKSLHLVVLKSWYPFWGAASFLISGILAITMKNFSKTYLKMLCLMVNLVSLFCVLSGLFVITKDLFLESPFQSPIWRMYPNSTVHIQRLELALLCFTVLELFLPVPTAVTAWRGDRPSAKNDDACLVPNPPLHLTGRPVESPPSYQSVIQGDTQHKQHQRIREIQQVSPDTWVVADGARIWTQTAN, encoded by the exons ATGAAAGCAGAAGCCACAGTTATTCCCAGCCGTTGTGCTAGGGGGCTTCCGTCATGGCAAGTCCTCAGCCCAGTCCAGACCTGGCAGACAAGCCTACCTGAGAACACGACCCAGCCCAAGCTCCCGGCTCCACGCGGGCACAAGAAGTCCCAGAAGAGGAGCAGCCTTCTCAAGGAGCTGGGG GCCTTCCACATCACCATCGCTCTGCTGCACCTGGTCTTTGGGGCCTACCTGGCCTCTACAGTCAAGAGCCTTCACCTGGTGGTGCTGAAGTCTTGGTATCCGTTCTGGGGGGCTGCCTCT TTTCTCATTTCCGGGATCTTGGCGATAACAATGAAGAACTTTTCTAAAACTTACCTG AAGATGTTATGCCTGATGGTAAACCTCGTCAGCCTCTTTTGTGTGCTGTCCGGCCTCTTCGTCATCACCAAGGATCTCTTTCTGGAGAGCCCGTTTCAGTCCCCGATCTGGAGAATGTACCCCAACTCCACG GTCCACATCCAGAGGCTGGAGCTGGCCTTGCTATGCTTCACGGTCCTGGAGCTCTTCCTGCCAGTGCCCACAGCTGTCACAGCCTGGAGAGGGGACCGTCCATCTGCAAAG AACGACGACGCATGCCTTGTTCCAAACCCACCATTGCATCTCACAGGCCGGCCGGTGGAGTCCCCGCCATCCTACCAGAGTGTGATTCAAGGGGACACACAACACAAGCAACATCAGAG GATCAGAGAAATTCAGCAAGTTTCCCCGGACACGTGGGTAGTCGCCGACGGAGCTAGGATCTGGACCCAGACTGCAAACTGA